DNA from Stutzerimonas decontaminans:
GCGATACAGATCGAGAACGCCGGTGACCCGGATTTCCGCGCCCGCGCCCGCAAGTCCCTGAAGGACGACCAGCTGCGGCGCAACTTCCGCACCGCCATGGACTCGCTGATGACCAAGCGCGCAGTGGCCTTCAGCGATGCCGACGAACGCGAGCGGCTGCGCGAGATGGGCAACCGTATCCGCGCCCGTGCACTGTCCAAGCTGCCCGAACTGCTCGAGCGACTGGAAACCAACCTGACCCGCAATGGTGTGAACGTGCACTGGGCGGAGACGGTTGAAGAGGCGAACAACATCGTCCTCGAGATCGCCCGCGCTCATGAGGCGCGCCAAGTGATCAAGGGCAAATCGATGGTCAGCGAAGAGATGGAGATGAACCATTTCCTCGAAGGCCATGGCATCGAATGCCTGGAATCGGACATGGGCGAGTACATCGTCCAGCTCGACCACGAGAAGCCTTCACATATCATCATGCCGGCAATCCACAAGAACGCCGGCCAGGTCGCGTCCCTGTTCCACGAGAAACTCGGCGTGGAGTACACCAAGGACGTCGACCAACTCATTCAGATCGGCCGCCGCACCCTGCGCCAGAAGTTCTTCGAGGCCGATATCGGCGTCTCCGGCGTGAACTTCGCGGTGGCTGAGACCGGCACCCTGTTGCTCGTGGAAAACGAGGGCAACGGGCGCATGTCCACCGGCGTGCCGCCGGTACATATCGCTGTCACCGGCATCGAGAAGGTGGTCGAGAACCTGCGTGACGTGGTCCCGCTGCTCTCGCTGCTGACCCGCTCGGCACTGGGCCAGCCGATCACCACCTACGTCAACATGATCTCCAGCCCGCGCAAGGCCGACGAGCTCGACGGCCCGCAGGAAGTGCATTTGATCCTGCTGGACAACGGCCGCAGCCAGGCTTTCGCCGACAGCGAGCTGCGCCAGACGCTGAACTGCATCCGCTGCGGCGCCTGCATGAACCATTGCCCGGTGTACACCCGCGTCGGCGGCCACACCTACGGCGAGGTCTATCCCGGACCGATCGGTAAGATCATCACGCCGCACATGGTCGGCCTGGACAAGGTGCCGGATCACCCCAGCGCCTCGTCGCTGTGCGGCGCCTGCGGCGAAGTCTGCCCGGTGAAGATCCCGATCCCGTCCATCCTGCGCCGCCTGCGTGAGGAGAACATCAAGGCACCGGACGATCCGCACAAGGTCATGCGCGGCCAGGGCAGCAAATACTCGAAGAAAGAACGACTGATGTGGGCCGGCTGGCGCCTGCTCAACACCAGCCCGGCGCTGTACCGCGTGTTCGGCTTCTTCGCCACTCGCCTGCGCGGCCTGACGCCATCGAACATCGGCCCCTGGACGCAGAACCACAGCGCACCGAAACCTGCCGCCCGCTCGCTTCACGAGCTGGCCCGCGAGCACCTGGAGGGCAAGCGATGAGCGCCAAGGCCAATATCCTCGCCAAGCTGAAGAAGAGCCTGGAGGGCACCACGCCTATCGTCGATGACTACGACGTATCGCTGGTCACCCAACCCTGGAGCTACGCGCCCGAGCAGCGCATCGCCCGCTTGCGCCAGCTGATGGAAGCGGTGCACACCGAGATCCACCTGACCACGGACGCCGGTTGGCCCGCCCTCCTCGAACAGCTGCTGCATGATCGTCAACTGCCGAGCCTGCTGATCGCCCCGACCACGCCGTACGGCCAGCGCTTCACCGCGCATTGCGCTGGCCGTGAAGGCCTGCCGACGCTGAAGGCCTACGACCGCCCGGTCGAGGACTGGAAGGACGAGCTGTTCAACGACACCCCGGCGAGCCTCACCGGCACCCTCGGCGCCATCGCCTCCACCGGCAGCCTGATCATGTGGCCGACCCGCGAGGAGCCGCGCCTGATGAGCCTGGTGCCGCCGGTGCACTTCGCCATCCTCAAGGCCAGTGAGATCCACGACAACTTCTACGAGATCCAGCAGAAGTTCCAGTGGGCCGCCGGCATGCCGACCAATGCGCTGCTGGTCTCCGGCCCGTCGAAAACCGCCGACATCGAGCAGGTGCTGGCCTACGGCGCCCACGGGCCGAAGGATCTGATCCTGCTGATCCTGGAGGACGCATGAACGCGGCCGCCCAGCTTGAACGCGCGCCGCTGCCGGCCGAGTTTCTCCGCAAAGTCGAGCGCCTGATCCCGATTGAGCGGCGCTTCGACGATCCGCTCTCCACCCTCGCCTTCGGTACCGACGCCAGCTTCTACCGGCTGATTCCCAAACTGGTGGTGCGCGTCGAATCCGAAGCCGAGGTGATCGCGCTGCTCAAACTGGCTCATGCGGAGAACGTCCCGGTGACCTTCCGCGCCGCGGGCACCAGCCTGTCCGGCCAGGCGATCAGCGACTCGGTGCTGATCGTGCTCGGCGACAACTGGAACGGCCGCGAGATTCGCAACG
Protein-coding regions in this window:
- a CDS encoding LutB/LldF family L-lactate oxidation iron-sulfur protein, coding for MNAEQRIPAIQIENAGDPDFRARARKSLKDDQLRRNFRTAMDSLMTKRAVAFSDADERERLREMGNRIRARALSKLPELLERLETNLTRNGVNVHWAETVEEANNIVLEIARAHEARQVIKGKSMVSEEMEMNHFLEGHGIECLESDMGEYIVQLDHEKPSHIIMPAIHKNAGQVASLFHEKLGVEYTKDVDQLIQIGRRTLRQKFFEADIGVSGVNFAVAETGTLLLVENEGNGRMSTGVPPVHIAVTGIEKVVENLRDVVPLLSLLTRSALGQPITTYVNMISSPRKADELDGPQEVHLILLDNGRSQAFADSELRQTLNCIRCGACMNHCPVYTRVGGHTYGEVYPGPIGKIITPHMVGLDKVPDHPSASSLCGACGEVCPVKIPIPSILRRLREENIKAPDDPHKVMRGQGSKYSKKERLMWAGWRLLNTSPALYRVFGFFATRLRGLTPSNIGPWTQNHSAPKPAARSLHELAREHLEGKR
- a CDS encoding LutC/YkgG family protein, yielding MSAKANILAKLKKSLEGTTPIVDDYDVSLVTQPWSYAPEQRIARLRQLMEAVHTEIHLTTDAGWPALLEQLLHDRQLPSLLIAPTTPYGQRFTAHCAGREGLPTLKAYDRPVEDWKDELFNDTPASLTGTLGAIASTGSLIMWPTREEPRLMSLVPPVHFAILKASEIHDNFYEIQQKFQWAAGMPTNALLVSGPSKTADIEQVLAYGAHGPKDLILLILEDA